The genomic stretch ACTATATGTTGTACATGGCTGAAGGAGTCCACTCGCATGAACTCTGGAACATGGACGCTTTCTATCTCGCACACCTTTCCTAGATCATTCCTAGCTAAATCTACCAACATACAATGCTCAGCTCTCTCTTTCTCATCTCTTAGCATCTCTTCCCTCAATAGCCTGTTTTCTTTGGGACTTGATCCTATAGGTCTTGTGCCAGCAATAGGAAAAGTCAGAACTTGTTTGTCCTTGACAGATACGAGTGTCTCGGGACTTGATCCTAATACCTTTCTCTTTCCGAAATCTAAATAGAACATGTAAGGGGATGGATTTTCCTGGCGAAGTGACTCATAGAATTTTAATGGATTACCAGAGTAATTACACTCTAGGGCTCTGGATAAAACTACTTGGAAAGCCTCGCCATTGAGTATTCTTTCTTTAGCATCCTCGACGGAAGATTCGAAACTTTTTTTTGTTGTTATAGATCTCAGAGGACCAGTAGAAACCTTAGGAGATTCAGGTTCGAGTCCCTGTTTGATAGATTTTAAAAGTTTGCTTTTATCATCACCATAATAATAAACTCGAAAAGTAGAATGATCATAAATCAATCCTTCTTGATAATATCCTAATTCGAATTCTGGGAATGAGGGATGTAACTGTCCAACAAATGAACTTTCTGTTATTTTAGCGAACTCATATGAGAAATATCCTACTAAACCACCTATCAAAGGAAAGGTCCTAATATTATGTTGCCTCGACTTGATGAAGTTCTTAAGGAATTCCAAAGGTTTCTCTCGTAGATCATCGAAACCCTCTCCACCTTCGACTTTTCCGTTTCTACACCGAATGATGAATTGCGGCCCAAAACCAAGGAAAGAGAAAGCAACAGTCCTGTTCTCTCCCACAGCGCTTTCTAAAATAAAGCTAGAATCAAAGTCGTCAGCGAGACTCTTATAAAGCTCGAGGGGTGGCACGCTCAGATTCAGAGGT from Methanomassiliicoccales archaeon encodes the following:
- a CDS encoding chorismate-binding protein, giving the protein MPPLELYKSLADDFDSSFILESAVGENRTVAFSFLGFGPQFIIRCRNGKVEGGEGFDDLREKPLEFLKNFIKSRQHNIRTFPLIGGLVGYFSYEFAKITESSFVGQLHPSFPEFELGYYQEGLIYDHSTFRVYYYGDDKSKLLKSIKQGLEPESPKVSTGPLRSITTKKSFESSVEDAKERILNGEAFQVVLSRALECNYSGNPLKFYESLRQENPSPYMFYLDFGKRKVLGSSPETLVSVKDKQVLTFPIAGTRPIGSSPKENRLLREEMLRDEKERAEHCMLVDLARNDLGKVCEIESVHVPEFMRVDSFSHVQHIVSKVEGILSGGKTAIDVLSAIFPAGTVSGAPKPRAMEIISSLERKPRGPYAGGVGYLSLNGNMDSAITIRSAFCYENLLTIQAGAGVVADSDPHREFMETEYKLGALFSALMKEEVRA